From Macaca mulatta isolate MMU2019108-1 chromosome 3, T2T-MMU8v2.0, whole genome shotgun sequence, the proteins below share one genomic window:
- the CFAP410 gene encoding cilia- and flagella-associated protein 410 isoform X4, producing the protein MRRSRADVSAAPKRPQGALLAPLSSPSRQWAQDPPLTTWAPPLETRAAQSSPAREQEAGGARRPGLGGRHEADAEDGPDPGQGLGAAQRAQAQLLVRRGLISICREMPSLEVITLSVNSISTLEPVSRCQRLSELYLRRNRIPSLAELFYLKGLPRLRVLWLAENPCCGTSPHRYRMTVLRTLPRLQKLDNQAVTEEELSRALSEGEEITAAPEREGTGHGGPKPCFTLSSLSSAAETGQDPLDSEEEAIAQGELGLKPPSRDQFPSFSPRDASSSHRSRNVLTAILLLLRELDAEGLEAVQLTVGSRLQALRREEVQEHAE; encoded by the exons ATGCGCAGGAGCAGAGCCGACGTGTCAGCGGCGCCCAAGCGGCCCCAGGGCGCTCTCCTCGCCCCGCTCTCCTCGCCAAGCCGCCAATGGGCTCAGGATCCGCCCCTGACGACGTGGGCCCCGCCCCTGGAGACACGCGCCGCGCAGTCGTCACCCGCCCGGGAGCAGGAGGCCGGGGGCGCCCGCCGGCCGGGCCTGGGCGGTCGCCATGAAGCTGACGCGGAAGATGGTCCTGACCCGGGCCAAGGCCTCGGAGCTGCACAGCGTGCGCAAGCTCAACTGCTGGTGAGGCGGGGCCTG ATTTCCATTTGCCGGGAGATGCCCAGCCTGGAGGTGATCACGCTCAG TGTCAACAGCATCTCCACCCTGGAGCCTGTGAGCCGCTGCCAGCGCCTGAGCGAGCTGTACCTGCGGAGGAACCGTATCCCCAGCCTGGCTGAGCTCTTCTACCTGAAGGGGCTGCCGCGTCTCAGGGTGCTGTGGCTGGCCGAGAACCCGTGCTGCGGCACCAGCCCCCACCGCTACCGCATGACCGTGCTGCGCACCCTGCCGCGCCTACAGAAGCTGGACAACCAGG CTGTGACGGAGGAGGAGCTGTCCCGTGCACTGAGTGAGGGAGAGGAGATCACCGCCGCCCCGGAGAGAGAGGGCACAGGCCACGGCGGCCCCAAGCCATGCTTCACACTGAGCTCCCTCAGCTCCGCTGCTGAGACCGGCCAGGATCCGCTGGACAGCGAGGAGGAGGCAAT CGCCCAGGGTGAACTTGGCCTAAAGCCCCCTTCCCGGGACCAGTTTCCTTCCTTCTCACCCAGAGATGCTTCGAGCAGCCACAGGAGCAGG AACGTCCTGACTGCCATCCTGCTGCTGCTGCGGGAGCTGGACGCAGAGGGGCTGGAGGCCGTGCAGCTGACTGTGGGCAGCCGGCTGCAGGCCCTGCGTCGGGAGGAGGTGCAGGAGCACGCCGAGTGA
- the CFAP410 gene encoding cilia- and flagella-associated protein 410 isoform X6, translating to MRRSRADVSAAPKRPQGALLAPLSSPSRQWAQDPPLTTWAPPLETRAAQSSPAREQEAGGARRPGLGGRHEADAEDGPDPGQGLGAAQRAQAQLLISICREMPSLEVITLSVNSISTLEPVSRCQRLSELYLRRNRIPSLAELFYLKGLPRLRVLWLAENPCCGTSPHRYRMTVLRTLPRLQKLDNQAVTEEELSRALSEGEEITAAPEREGTGHGGPKPCFTLSSLSSAAETGQDPLDSEEEAIAQGELGLKPPSRDQFPSFSPRDASSSHRSRNVLTAILLLLRELDAEGLEAVQLTVGSRLQALRREEVQEHAE from the exons ATGCGCAGGAGCAGAGCCGACGTGTCAGCGGCGCCCAAGCGGCCCCAGGGCGCTCTCCTCGCCCCGCTCTCCTCGCCAAGCCGCCAATGGGCTCAGGATCCGCCCCTGACGACGTGGGCCCCGCCCCTGGAGACACGCGCCGCGCAGTCGTCACCCGCCCGGGAGCAGGAGGCCGGGGGCGCCCGCCGGCCGGGCCTGGGCGGTCGCCATGAAGCTGACGCGGAAGATGGTCCTGACCCGGGCCAAGGCCTCGGAGCTGCACAGCGTGCGCAAGCTCAACTGCTG ATTTCCATTTGCCGGGAGATGCCCAGCCTGGAGGTGATCACGCTCAG TGTCAACAGCATCTCCACCCTGGAGCCTGTGAGCCGCTGCCAGCGCCTGAGCGAGCTGTACCTGCGGAGGAACCGTATCCCCAGCCTGGCTGAGCTCTTCTACCTGAAGGGGCTGCCGCGTCTCAGGGTGCTGTGGCTGGCCGAGAACCCGTGCTGCGGCACCAGCCCCCACCGCTACCGCATGACCGTGCTGCGCACCCTGCCGCGCCTACAGAAGCTGGACAACCAGG CTGTGACGGAGGAGGAGCTGTCCCGTGCACTGAGTGAGGGAGAGGAGATCACCGCCGCCCCGGAGAGAGAGGGCACAGGCCACGGCGGCCCCAAGCCATGCTTCACACTGAGCTCCCTCAGCTCCGCTGCTGAGACCGGCCAGGATCCGCTGGACAGCGAGGAGGAGGCAAT CGCCCAGGGTGAACTTGGCCTAAAGCCCCCTTCCCGGGACCAGTTTCCTTCCTTCTCACCCAGAGATGCTTCGAGCAGCCACAGGAGCAGG AACGTCCTGACTGCCATCCTGCTGCTGCTGCGGGAGCTGGACGCAGAGGGGCTGGAGGCCGTGCAGCTGACTGTGGGCAGCCGGCTGCAGGCCCTGCGTCGGGAGGAGGTGCAGGAGCACGCCGAGTGA
- the CFAP410 gene encoding cilia- and flagella-associated protein 410 isoform X1, with amino-acid sequence MRRSRADVSAAPKRPQGALLAPLSSPSRQWAQDPPLTTWAPPLETRAAQSSPAREQEAGGARRPGLGGRHEADAEDGPDPGQGLGAAQRAQAQLGSRLTDISICREMPSLEVITLSVNSISTLEPVSRCQRLSELYLRRNRIPSLAELFYLKGLPRLRVLWLAENPCCGTSPHRYRMTVLRTLPRLQKLDNQAVTEEELSRALSEGEEITAAPEREGTGHGGPKPCFTLSSLSSAAETGQDPLDSEEEAISAQGELGLKPPSRDQFPSFSPRDASSSHRSRNVLTAILLLLRELDAEGLEAVQLTVGSRLQALRREEVQEHAE; translated from the exons ATGCGCAGGAGCAGAGCCGACGTGTCAGCGGCGCCCAAGCGGCCCCAGGGCGCTCTCCTCGCCCCGCTCTCCTCGCCAAGCCGCCAATGGGCTCAGGATCCGCCCCTGACGACGTGGGCCCCGCCCCTGGAGACACGCGCCGCGCAGTCGTCACCCGCCCGGGAGCAGGAGGCCGGGGGCGCCCGCCGGCCGGGCCTGGGCGGTCGCCATGAAGCTGACGCGGAAGATGGTCCTGACCCGGGCCAAGGCCTCGGAGCTGCACAGCGTGCGCAAGCTCAACT GGGCAGCCGCCTCACAGAT ATTTCCATTTGCCGGGAGATGCCCAGCCTGGAGGTGATCACGCTCAG TGTCAACAGCATCTCCACCCTGGAGCCTGTGAGCCGCTGCCAGCGCCTGAGCGAGCTGTACCTGCGGAGGAACCGTATCCCCAGCCTGGCTGAGCTCTTCTACCTGAAGGGGCTGCCGCGTCTCAGGGTGCTGTGGCTGGCCGAGAACCCGTGCTGCGGCACCAGCCCCCACCGCTACCGCATGACCGTGCTGCGCACCCTGCCGCGCCTACAGAAGCTGGACAACCAGG CTGTGACGGAGGAGGAGCTGTCCCGTGCACTGAGTGAGGGAGAGGAGATCACCGCCGCCCCGGAGAGAGAGGGCACAGGCCACGGCGGCCCCAAGCCATGCTTCACACTGAGCTCCCTCAGCTCCGCTGCTGAGACCGGCCAGGATCCGCTGGACAGCGAGGAGGAGGCAAT CAGCGCCCAGGGTGAACTTGGCCTAAAGCCCCCTTCCCGGGACCAGTTTCCTTCCTTCTCACCCAGAGATGCTTCGAGCAGCCACAGGAGCAGG AACGTCCTGACTGCCATCCTGCTGCTGCTGCGGGAGCTGGACGCAGAGGGGCTGGAGGCCGTGCAGCTGACTGTGGGCAGCCGGCTGCAGGCCCTGCGTCGGGAGGAGGTGCAGGAGCACGCCGAGTGA
- the CFAP410 gene encoding cilia- and flagella-associated protein 410 isoform X2: protein MRRSRADVSAAPKRPQGALLAPLSSPSRQWAQDPPLTTWAPPLETRAAQSSPAREQEAGGARRPGLGGRHEADAEDGPDPGQGLGAAQRAQAQLLVRRGLISICREMPSLEVITLSVNSISTLEPVSRCQRLSELYLRRNRIPSLAELFYLKGLPRLRVLWLAENPCCGTSPHRYRMTVLRTLPRLQKLDNQAVTEEELSRALSEGEEITAAPEREGTGHGGPKPCFTLSSLSSAAETGQDPLDSEEEAISAQGELGLKPPSRDQFPSFSPRDASSSHRSRNVLTAILLLLRELDAEGLEAVQLTVGSRLQALRREEVQEHAE, encoded by the exons ATGCGCAGGAGCAGAGCCGACGTGTCAGCGGCGCCCAAGCGGCCCCAGGGCGCTCTCCTCGCCCCGCTCTCCTCGCCAAGCCGCCAATGGGCTCAGGATCCGCCCCTGACGACGTGGGCCCCGCCCCTGGAGACACGCGCCGCGCAGTCGTCACCCGCCCGGGAGCAGGAGGCCGGGGGCGCCCGCCGGCCGGGCCTGGGCGGTCGCCATGAAGCTGACGCGGAAGATGGTCCTGACCCGGGCCAAGGCCTCGGAGCTGCACAGCGTGCGCAAGCTCAACTGCTGGTGAGGCGGGGCCTG ATTTCCATTTGCCGGGAGATGCCCAGCCTGGAGGTGATCACGCTCAG TGTCAACAGCATCTCCACCCTGGAGCCTGTGAGCCGCTGCCAGCGCCTGAGCGAGCTGTACCTGCGGAGGAACCGTATCCCCAGCCTGGCTGAGCTCTTCTACCTGAAGGGGCTGCCGCGTCTCAGGGTGCTGTGGCTGGCCGAGAACCCGTGCTGCGGCACCAGCCCCCACCGCTACCGCATGACCGTGCTGCGCACCCTGCCGCGCCTACAGAAGCTGGACAACCAGG CTGTGACGGAGGAGGAGCTGTCCCGTGCACTGAGTGAGGGAGAGGAGATCACCGCCGCCCCGGAGAGAGAGGGCACAGGCCACGGCGGCCCCAAGCCATGCTTCACACTGAGCTCCCTCAGCTCCGCTGCTGAGACCGGCCAGGATCCGCTGGACAGCGAGGAGGAGGCAAT CAGCGCCCAGGGTGAACTTGGCCTAAAGCCCCCTTCCCGGGACCAGTTTCCTTCCTTCTCACCCAGAGATGCTTCGAGCAGCCACAGGAGCAGG AACGTCCTGACTGCCATCCTGCTGCTGCTGCGGGAGCTGGACGCAGAGGGGCTGGAGGCCGTGCAGCTGACTGTGGGCAGCCGGCTGCAGGCCCTGCGTCGGGAGGAGGTGCAGGAGCACGCCGAGTGA
- the CFAP410 gene encoding cilia- and flagella-associated protein 410 isoform X8, translated as MKLTRKMVLTRAKASELHSVRKLNCWGSRLTDISICREMPSLEVITLSVNSISTLEPVSRCQRLSELYLRRNRIPSLAELFYLKGLPRLRVLWLAENPCCGTSPHRYRMTVLRTLPRLQKLDNQAVTEEELSRALSEGEEITAAPEREGTGHGGPKPCFTLSSLSSAAETGQDPLDSEEEAIAQGELGLKPPSRDQFPSFSPRDASSSHRSRNVLTAILLLLRELDAEGLEAVQLTVGSRLQALRREEVQEHAE; from the exons ATGAAGCTGACGCGGAAGATGGTCCTGACCCGGGCCAAGGCCTCGGAGCTGCACAGCGTGCGCAAGCTCAACTGCTG GGGCAGCCGCCTCACAGAT ATTTCCATTTGCCGGGAGATGCCCAGCCTGGAGGTGATCACGCTCAG TGTCAACAGCATCTCCACCCTGGAGCCTGTGAGCCGCTGCCAGCGCCTGAGCGAGCTGTACCTGCGGAGGAACCGTATCCCCAGCCTGGCTGAGCTCTTCTACCTGAAGGGGCTGCCGCGTCTCAGGGTGCTGTGGCTGGCCGAGAACCCGTGCTGCGGCACCAGCCCCCACCGCTACCGCATGACCGTGCTGCGCACCCTGCCGCGCCTACAGAAGCTGGACAACCAGG CTGTGACGGAGGAGGAGCTGTCCCGTGCACTGAGTGAGGGAGAGGAGATCACCGCCGCCCCGGAGAGAGAGGGCACAGGCCACGGCGGCCCCAAGCCATGCTTCACACTGAGCTCCCTCAGCTCCGCTGCTGAGACCGGCCAGGATCCGCTGGACAGCGAGGAGGAGGCAAT CGCCCAGGGTGAACTTGGCCTAAAGCCCCCTTCCCGGGACCAGTTTCCTTCCTTCTCACCCAGAGATGCTTCGAGCAGCCACAGGAGCAGG AACGTCCTGACTGCCATCCTGCTGCTGCTGCGGGAGCTGGACGCAGAGGGGCTGGAGGCCGTGCAGCTGACTGTGGGCAGCCGGCTGCAGGCCCTGCGTCGGGAGGAGGTGCAGGAGCACGCCGAGTGA
- the CFAP410 gene encoding cilia- and flagella-associated protein 410 isoform X11: MPSLEVITLSVNSISTLEPVSRCQRLSELYLRRNRIPSLAELFYLKGLPRLRVLWLAENPCCGTSPHRYRMTVLRTLPRLQKLDNQAVTEEELSRALSEGEEITAAPEREGTGHGGPKPCFTLSSLSSAAETGQDPLDSEEEAISAQGELGLKPPSRDQFPSFSPRDASSSHRSRNVLTAILLLLRELDAEGLEAVQLTVGSRLQALRREEVQEHAE; the protein is encoded by the exons ATGCCCAGCCTGGAGGTGATCACGCTCAG TGTCAACAGCATCTCCACCCTGGAGCCTGTGAGCCGCTGCCAGCGCCTGAGCGAGCTGTACCTGCGGAGGAACCGTATCCCCAGCCTGGCTGAGCTCTTCTACCTGAAGGGGCTGCCGCGTCTCAGGGTGCTGTGGCTGGCCGAGAACCCGTGCTGCGGCACCAGCCCCCACCGCTACCGCATGACCGTGCTGCGCACCCTGCCGCGCCTACAGAAGCTGGACAACCAGG CTGTGACGGAGGAGGAGCTGTCCCGTGCACTGAGTGAGGGAGAGGAGATCACCGCCGCCCCGGAGAGAGAGGGCACAGGCCACGGCGGCCCCAAGCCATGCTTCACACTGAGCTCCCTCAGCTCCGCTGCTGAGACCGGCCAGGATCCGCTGGACAGCGAGGAGGAGGCAAT CAGCGCCCAGGGTGAACTTGGCCTAAAGCCCCCTTCCCGGGACCAGTTTCCTTCCTTCTCACCCAGAGATGCTTCGAGCAGCCACAGGAGCAGG AACGTCCTGACTGCCATCCTGCTGCTGCTGCGGGAGCTGGACGCAGAGGGGCTGGAGGCCGTGCAGCTGACTGTGGGCAGCCGGCTGCAGGCCCTGCGTCGGGAGGAGGTGCAGGAGCACGCCGAGTGA
- the CFAP410 gene encoding cilia- and flagella-associated protein 410 isoform X3 produces the protein MRRSRADVSAAPKRPQGALLAPLSSPSRQWAQDPPLTTWAPPLETRAAQSSPAREQEAGGARRPGLGGRHEADAEDGPDPGQGLGAAQRAQAQLGSRLTDISICREMPSLEVITLSVNSISTLEPVSRCQRLSELYLRRNRIPSLAELFYLKGLPRLRVLWLAENPCCGTSPHRYRMTVLRTLPRLQKLDNQAVTEEELSRALSEGEEITAAPEREGTGHGGPKPCFTLSSLSSAAETGQDPLDSEEEAIAQGELGLKPPSRDQFPSFSPRDASSSHRSRNVLTAILLLLRELDAEGLEAVQLTVGSRLQALRREEVQEHAE, from the exons ATGCGCAGGAGCAGAGCCGACGTGTCAGCGGCGCCCAAGCGGCCCCAGGGCGCTCTCCTCGCCCCGCTCTCCTCGCCAAGCCGCCAATGGGCTCAGGATCCGCCCCTGACGACGTGGGCCCCGCCCCTGGAGACACGCGCCGCGCAGTCGTCACCCGCCCGGGAGCAGGAGGCCGGGGGCGCCCGCCGGCCGGGCCTGGGCGGTCGCCATGAAGCTGACGCGGAAGATGGTCCTGACCCGGGCCAAGGCCTCGGAGCTGCACAGCGTGCGCAAGCTCAACT GGGCAGCCGCCTCACAGAT ATTTCCATTTGCCGGGAGATGCCCAGCCTGGAGGTGATCACGCTCAG TGTCAACAGCATCTCCACCCTGGAGCCTGTGAGCCGCTGCCAGCGCCTGAGCGAGCTGTACCTGCGGAGGAACCGTATCCCCAGCCTGGCTGAGCTCTTCTACCTGAAGGGGCTGCCGCGTCTCAGGGTGCTGTGGCTGGCCGAGAACCCGTGCTGCGGCACCAGCCCCCACCGCTACCGCATGACCGTGCTGCGCACCCTGCCGCGCCTACAGAAGCTGGACAACCAGG CTGTGACGGAGGAGGAGCTGTCCCGTGCACTGAGTGAGGGAGAGGAGATCACCGCCGCCCCGGAGAGAGAGGGCACAGGCCACGGCGGCCCCAAGCCATGCTTCACACTGAGCTCCCTCAGCTCCGCTGCTGAGACCGGCCAGGATCCGCTGGACAGCGAGGAGGAGGCAAT CGCCCAGGGTGAACTTGGCCTAAAGCCCCCTTCCCGGGACCAGTTTCCTTCCTTCTCACCCAGAGATGCTTCGAGCAGCCACAGGAGCAGG AACGTCCTGACTGCCATCCTGCTGCTGCTGCGGGAGCTGGACGCAGAGGGGCTGGAGGCCGTGCAGCTGACTGTGGGCAGCCGGCTGCAGGCCCTGCGTCGGGAGGAGGTGCAGGAGCACGCCGAGTGA
- the CFAP410 gene encoding cilia- and flagella-associated protein 410 isoform X10 has protein sequence MEMRPIPSVATFTWGFGSVNSISTLEPVSRCQRLSELYLRRNRIPSLAELFYLKGLPRLRVLWLAENPCCGTSPHRYRMTVLRTLPRLQKLDNQAVTEEELSRALSEGEEITAAPEREGTGHGGPKPCFTLSSLSSAAETGQDPLDSEEEAIAQGELGLKPPSRDQFPSFSPRDASSSHRSRNVLTAILLLLRELDAEGLEAVQLTVGSRLQALRREEVQEHAE, from the exons ATGGAAATGAGGCCCATCCCCAGTGTCGCCACTTTCACGTGGGGGTTTGGAAG TGTCAACAGCATCTCCACCCTGGAGCCTGTGAGCCGCTGCCAGCGCCTGAGCGAGCTGTACCTGCGGAGGAACCGTATCCCCAGCCTGGCTGAGCTCTTCTACCTGAAGGGGCTGCCGCGTCTCAGGGTGCTGTGGCTGGCCGAGAACCCGTGCTGCGGCACCAGCCCCCACCGCTACCGCATGACCGTGCTGCGCACCCTGCCGCGCCTACAGAAGCTGGACAACCAGG CTGTGACGGAGGAGGAGCTGTCCCGTGCACTGAGTGAGGGAGAGGAGATCACCGCCGCCCCGGAGAGAGAGGGCACAGGCCACGGCGGCCCCAAGCCATGCTTCACACTGAGCTCCCTCAGCTCCGCTGCTGAGACCGGCCAGGATCCGCTGGACAGCGAGGAGGAGGCAAT CGCCCAGGGTGAACTTGGCCTAAAGCCCCCTTCCCGGGACCAGTTTCCTTCCTTCTCACCCAGAGATGCTTCGAGCAGCCACAGGAGCAGG AACGTCCTGACTGCCATCCTGCTGCTGCTGCGGGAGCTGGACGCAGAGGGGCTGGAGGCCGTGCAGCTGACTGTGGGCAGCCGGCTGCAGGCCCTGCGTCGGGAGGAGGTGCAGGAGCACGCCGAGTGA
- the CFAP410 gene encoding cilia- and flagella-associated protein 410 isoform X9 → MEMRPIPSVATFTWGFGSVNSISTLEPVSRCQRLSELYLRRNRIPSLAELFYLKGLPRLRVLWLAENPCCGTSPHRYRMTVLRTLPRLQKLDNQAVTEEELSRALSEGEEITAAPEREGTGHGGPKPCFTLSSLSSAAETGQDPLDSEEEAISAQGELGLKPPSRDQFPSFSPRDASSSHRSRNVLTAILLLLRELDAEGLEAVQLTVGSRLQALRREEVQEHAE, encoded by the exons ATGGAAATGAGGCCCATCCCCAGTGTCGCCACTTTCACGTGGGGGTTTGGAAG TGTCAACAGCATCTCCACCCTGGAGCCTGTGAGCCGCTGCCAGCGCCTGAGCGAGCTGTACCTGCGGAGGAACCGTATCCCCAGCCTGGCTGAGCTCTTCTACCTGAAGGGGCTGCCGCGTCTCAGGGTGCTGTGGCTGGCCGAGAACCCGTGCTGCGGCACCAGCCCCCACCGCTACCGCATGACCGTGCTGCGCACCCTGCCGCGCCTACAGAAGCTGGACAACCAGG CTGTGACGGAGGAGGAGCTGTCCCGTGCACTGAGTGAGGGAGAGGAGATCACCGCCGCCCCGGAGAGAGAGGGCACAGGCCACGGCGGCCCCAAGCCATGCTTCACACTGAGCTCCCTCAGCTCCGCTGCTGAGACCGGCCAGGATCCGCTGGACAGCGAGGAGGAGGCAAT CAGCGCCCAGGGTGAACTTGGCCTAAAGCCCCCTTCCCGGGACCAGTTTCCTTCCTTCTCACCCAGAGATGCTTCGAGCAGCCACAGGAGCAGG AACGTCCTGACTGCCATCCTGCTGCTGCTGCGGGAGCTGGACGCAGAGGGGCTGGAGGCCGTGCAGCTGACTGTGGGCAGCCGGCTGCAGGCCCTGCGTCGGGAGGAGGTGCAGGAGCACGCCGAGTGA
- the CFAP410 gene encoding cilia- and flagella-associated protein 410 isoform X12, giving the protein MPSLEVITLSVNSISTLEPVSRCQRLSELYLRRNRIPSLAELFYLKGLPRLRVLWLAENPCCGTSPHRYRMTVLRTLPRLQKLDNQAVTEEELSRALSEGEEITAAPEREGTGHGGPKPCFTLSSLSSAAETGQDPLDSEEEAIAQGELGLKPPSRDQFPSFSPRDASSSHRSRNVLTAILLLLRELDAEGLEAVQLTVGSRLQALRREEVQEHAE; this is encoded by the exons ATGCCCAGCCTGGAGGTGATCACGCTCAG TGTCAACAGCATCTCCACCCTGGAGCCTGTGAGCCGCTGCCAGCGCCTGAGCGAGCTGTACCTGCGGAGGAACCGTATCCCCAGCCTGGCTGAGCTCTTCTACCTGAAGGGGCTGCCGCGTCTCAGGGTGCTGTGGCTGGCCGAGAACCCGTGCTGCGGCACCAGCCCCCACCGCTACCGCATGACCGTGCTGCGCACCCTGCCGCGCCTACAGAAGCTGGACAACCAGG CTGTGACGGAGGAGGAGCTGTCCCGTGCACTGAGTGAGGGAGAGGAGATCACCGCCGCCCCGGAGAGAGAGGGCACAGGCCACGGCGGCCCCAAGCCATGCTTCACACTGAGCTCCCTCAGCTCCGCTGCTGAGACCGGCCAGGATCCGCTGGACAGCGAGGAGGAGGCAAT CGCCCAGGGTGAACTTGGCCTAAAGCCCCCTTCCCGGGACCAGTTTCCTTCCTTCTCACCCAGAGATGCTTCGAGCAGCCACAGGAGCAGG AACGTCCTGACTGCCATCCTGCTGCTGCTGCGGGAGCTGGACGCAGAGGGGCTGGAGGCCGTGCAGCTGACTGTGGGCAGCCGGCTGCAGGCCCTGCGTCGGGAGGAGGTGCAGGAGCACGCCGAGTGA
- the CFAP410 gene encoding cilia- and flagella-associated protein 410 isoform X5 — MRRSRADVSAAPKRPQGALLAPLSSPSRQWAQDPPLTTWAPPLETRAAQSSPAREQEAGGARRPGLGGRHEADAEDGPDPGQGLGAAQRAQAQLLISICREMPSLEVITLSVNSISTLEPVSRCQRLSELYLRRNRIPSLAELFYLKGLPRLRVLWLAENPCCGTSPHRYRMTVLRTLPRLQKLDNQAVTEEELSRALSEGEEITAAPEREGTGHGGPKPCFTLSSLSSAAETGQDPLDSEEEAISAQGELGLKPPSRDQFPSFSPRDASSSHRSRNVLTAILLLLRELDAEGLEAVQLTVGSRLQALRREEVQEHAE, encoded by the exons ATGCGCAGGAGCAGAGCCGACGTGTCAGCGGCGCCCAAGCGGCCCCAGGGCGCTCTCCTCGCCCCGCTCTCCTCGCCAAGCCGCCAATGGGCTCAGGATCCGCCCCTGACGACGTGGGCCCCGCCCCTGGAGACACGCGCCGCGCAGTCGTCACCCGCCCGGGAGCAGGAGGCCGGGGGCGCCCGCCGGCCGGGCCTGGGCGGTCGCCATGAAGCTGACGCGGAAGATGGTCCTGACCCGGGCCAAGGCCTCGGAGCTGCACAGCGTGCGCAAGCTCAACTGCTG ATTTCCATTTGCCGGGAGATGCCCAGCCTGGAGGTGATCACGCTCAG TGTCAACAGCATCTCCACCCTGGAGCCTGTGAGCCGCTGCCAGCGCCTGAGCGAGCTGTACCTGCGGAGGAACCGTATCCCCAGCCTGGCTGAGCTCTTCTACCTGAAGGGGCTGCCGCGTCTCAGGGTGCTGTGGCTGGCCGAGAACCCGTGCTGCGGCACCAGCCCCCACCGCTACCGCATGACCGTGCTGCGCACCCTGCCGCGCCTACAGAAGCTGGACAACCAGG CTGTGACGGAGGAGGAGCTGTCCCGTGCACTGAGTGAGGGAGAGGAGATCACCGCCGCCCCGGAGAGAGAGGGCACAGGCCACGGCGGCCCCAAGCCATGCTTCACACTGAGCTCCCTCAGCTCCGCTGCTGAGACCGGCCAGGATCCGCTGGACAGCGAGGAGGAGGCAAT CAGCGCCCAGGGTGAACTTGGCCTAAAGCCCCCTTCCCGGGACCAGTTTCCTTCCTTCTCACCCAGAGATGCTTCGAGCAGCCACAGGAGCAGG AACGTCCTGACTGCCATCCTGCTGCTGCTGCGGGAGCTGGACGCAGAGGGGCTGGAGGCCGTGCAGCTGACTGTGGGCAGCCGGCTGCAGGCCCTGCGTCGGGAGGAGGTGCAGGAGCACGCCGAGTGA
- the CFAP410 gene encoding cilia- and flagella-associated protein 410 isoform X7 codes for MKLTRKMVLTRAKASELHSVRKLNCWGSRLTDISICREMPSLEVITLSVNSISTLEPVSRCQRLSELYLRRNRIPSLAELFYLKGLPRLRVLWLAENPCCGTSPHRYRMTVLRTLPRLQKLDNQAVTEEELSRALSEGEEITAAPEREGTGHGGPKPCFTLSSLSSAAETGQDPLDSEEEAISAQGELGLKPPSRDQFPSFSPRDASSSHRSRNVLTAILLLLRELDAEGLEAVQLTVGSRLQALRREEVQEHAE; via the exons ATGAAGCTGACGCGGAAGATGGTCCTGACCCGGGCCAAGGCCTCGGAGCTGCACAGCGTGCGCAAGCTCAACTGCTG GGGCAGCCGCCTCACAGAT ATTTCCATTTGCCGGGAGATGCCCAGCCTGGAGGTGATCACGCTCAG TGTCAACAGCATCTCCACCCTGGAGCCTGTGAGCCGCTGCCAGCGCCTGAGCGAGCTGTACCTGCGGAGGAACCGTATCCCCAGCCTGGCTGAGCTCTTCTACCTGAAGGGGCTGCCGCGTCTCAGGGTGCTGTGGCTGGCCGAGAACCCGTGCTGCGGCACCAGCCCCCACCGCTACCGCATGACCGTGCTGCGCACCCTGCCGCGCCTACAGAAGCTGGACAACCAGG CTGTGACGGAGGAGGAGCTGTCCCGTGCACTGAGTGAGGGAGAGGAGATCACCGCCGCCCCGGAGAGAGAGGGCACAGGCCACGGCGGCCCCAAGCCATGCTTCACACTGAGCTCCCTCAGCTCCGCTGCTGAGACCGGCCAGGATCCGCTGGACAGCGAGGAGGAGGCAAT CAGCGCCCAGGGTGAACTTGGCCTAAAGCCCCCTTCCCGGGACCAGTTTCCTTCCTTCTCACCCAGAGATGCTTCGAGCAGCCACAGGAGCAGG AACGTCCTGACTGCCATCCTGCTGCTGCTGCGGGAGCTGGACGCAGAGGGGCTGGAGGCCGTGCAGCTGACTGTGGGCAGCCGGCTGCAGGCCCTGCGTCGGGAGGAGGTGCAGGAGCACGCCGAGTGA